The Nostoc sp. 'Lobaria pulmonaria (5183) cyanobiont' genome window below encodes:
- a CDS encoding DUF92 domain-containing protein, which translates to MSFSIDSVNPWLVAVVLNTILLGLAWIAPKKLLTPTGLFHAWFLAILIWVTLGWQGYAVVMFYFLVGSGVTRIGMAQKEAEGIAEKRSGARGPENVWGSALTGALCALGVGIINSGFLVPTSQSLIPNTSAALSTSPQSLLLLAYVASFSTKLADTTASEVGKAYGKSTFLITTFQPVPRGTEGAVSLEGTLAGIVASVAIAFVGWGVGLIDLLGVAWCVLAAFIATNLESVIGATLQSKYTWLTNEVVNIFNTLIGAIASVLFAWTWITFIN; encoded by the coding sequence ATGTCATTCTCAATTGATTCTGTAAATCCCTGGTTAGTAGCAGTAGTATTAAACACGATTTTATTGGGTTTAGCTTGGATTGCTCCGAAAAAGCTACTTACCCCTACTGGATTATTCCACGCCTGGTTCTTGGCCATCTTAATTTGGGTAACATTAGGCTGGCAAGGATATGCAGTAGTAATGTTCTATTTTTTGGTTGGTTCTGGCGTTACCCGCATCGGTATGGCGCAGAAGGAGGCAGAAGGAATTGCCGAAAAGCGTTCTGGGGCAAGAGGCCCAGAAAATGTCTGGGGTTCGGCTTTGACTGGGGCCCTGTGTGCCTTGGGAGTAGGAATAATAAATTCGGGATTCCTCGTACCTACTTCCCAGTCTCTAATCCCCAATACTTCGGCTGCGCTCAGTACAAGTCCCCAGTCCCTATTATTGTTAGCCTATGTAGCAAGTTTCAGTACAAAGCTAGCTGACACCACTGCTAGTGAAGTTGGTAAAGCTTATGGTAAAAGCACCTTTTTGATTACCACATTCCAACCAGTACCTCGCGGTACAGAAGGGGCGGTAAGCTTGGAGGGAACTTTAGCTGGGATTGTGGCTTCTGTAGCGATCGCATTTGTGGGTTGGGGAGTTGGTTTAATCGATCTATTGGGCGTAGCTTGGTGTGTGCTGGCAGCATTTATTGCCACCAACCTAGAAAGTGTGATTGGCGCAACACTGCAATCCAAGTATACGTGGCTGACCAATGAAGTAGTAAATATTTTTAATACATTAATTGGTGCGATCGCATCTGTGCTATTTGCCTGGACATGGATAACTTTCATTAACTAG